A single Dreissena polymorpha isolate Duluth1 chromosome 14, UMN_Dpol_1.0, whole genome shotgun sequence DNA region contains:
- the LOC127858896 gene encoding uncharacterized protein LOC127858896, with protein MNNKIYAFNQNGWHSYSHNDAVTFCYNNSFSIATMDANYKEEFVRVIINCSLPLPAAQYWISDTTPSTTCWKLSLNISMHGLTSASVETSSCEDMLEHVLCEVPSNLTSSSTISSPTANSTPAHMLRTENLLPSFTTSNQLSVSSMTPLTDLQHSTYFYHTPLTIAGTAYTPFSLMTGESEQSPKVSLWTETAGSFDDVTSTKSSLDLQQSTKADTPTTMISTLTEKPDSSFGSTESHQVIASSSNVTYTPAMNTGIPVTGFLPEYTYSSEWRQLDTHEYIVNTAALPLDVARAFCRNFSDASVLSCPSVTRCIGIANRLNLISGEYWSAGPLDDPSAGGVVIRWPEMSFRMVARNTSRYTICSRMANSTLEIVKANLTRMLNDMTVAPNKTAKALSKLSSAEDNRVSAQNVGAFGVAFICFIVMMLVAVDAINLVRWFQQGRTPA; from the exons ATGAATAACAAAATTTATGCCTTCAATCAAAATGGCTGGCACAGTTATTCGCACAACGATGCCGTGACTTTTTGTTATAACAACAGCTTCAGCATAGCGACCATGGACGCCAATTACAAGGAGGAATTTGTTAGGGTCATCATCAACTGTAGCTTACCATTGCCGGCCGCACAATACTGGATATCGG ATACTACACCATCGACGACTTGCTGGAAGTTGTCATTAAACATTAGCATGCACGGACTTACTTCTGCAAGTGTAGAAACATCGTCATGTGAAGATATGCTGGAACATGTGCTTTGTGAAGTCCCATCAAATCTAACCTCTAGTTCCACTATTTCAAGTCCTACAGCTAACTCAACACCAGCACACATGCTCAGAACCGAAAACCTGTTGCCTTCGTTCACTACCAGCAATCAGTTGTCGGTCAGTTCTATGACACCGTTGACTGATTTGCAACATTCAACATACTTTTATCATACGCCCCTCACAATCGCAGGAACTGCATATACACCATTCAGTTTGATGACAGGGGAGTCTGAGCAATCACCAAAGGTATCGCTTTGGACGGAAACAGCAGGATCATTTGATGACGTTACGTCTACAAAATCATCACTTGATCTACAGCAGTCAACGAAAGCAGATACACCGACAACAATGATTTCAACTTTAACCGAGAAGCCCGATTCCTCTTTTGGGTCCACTGAATCACACCAAGTCATAGCTTCATCTTCAAATGTAACATATACCCCAGCGATGAATACTGGCATTCCCGTGACTGGGTTCTTACCAGAATACACGTATAGTTCAG AATGGCGACAACTAGACACTCATGAATACATTGTGAACACAGCGGCTCTCCCACTTGATGTGGCCCGTGCCTTCTGTCGAAACTTCAGTGACGCATCTGTACTGTCTTGTCCATCCGTCACCAGATGCATTGGCATCGCGAACCGTCTTAACCTGATCAGCGGGGAGTACTGGTCAGCAG GTCCCCTTGACGACCCCTCTGCAGGAGGAGTGGTAATCAGATGGCCGGAAATGTCCTTCAGGATGGTGGCTCGTAACACTTCGAGGTACACAATCTGCAGTCGCATGGCCAATAGCACATTGGAGATTGTAAAAGCGAACTTGACACGGATGCTTAATGACATGACGGTGGCGCCGAATAAAACCGCGAAAGCTCTGTCAAAGCTCAGCTCAGCCGAAGACAACCGAGTCTCGGCGCAGAATGTGGGAGCCTTCGGTGTGGCATTTATATGCTTCATTGTAATGATGCTTGTAGCAGTTGATGCAATCAATTTAGTACGATGGTTTCAGCAAGGGCGCACTCCTGCTTAA